One Amaranthus tricolor cultivar Red isolate AtriRed21 chromosome 10, ASM2621246v1, whole genome shotgun sequence genomic window carries:
- the LOC130825578 gene encoding 50S ribosomal protein L18, chloroplastic, translating to MAASTSLSFLHSTLSCSSSAQQLYLPSNFVTLRPQILPFIQAKAHTRRQDRTARHIRIRKKVEGTPERPRLCVFRSNKHLYVQVIDDTKMHTLAAASTMQKAISEEISYSSGPTVEVAKKVGEMIAKSCLEKGITKVAFDRGGYPYHGRVQALADAAREHGLQF from the exons ATGGCTGCCTCAACATCACTCTCTTTCTTACATTCCACTTTAAGTTGTTCTTCTTCCGCACAACAACTTTATCTGCCCTCAAATTTTGTTACTTTACGCCCTCAAATCCTTCCATTCATCCAAGCCAAAGCACATACTCGCCGCCAAGACCGTACTGCCCGCCATATTCGCATTCGGAAGAAG GTGGAAGGGACACCAGAGAGGCCTAGACTATGTGTTTTCCGCTCCAACAAGCATCTTTATGTGCAAGTGATTGATGATACTAAAATGCACACTCTCGCTGCAGCTTCTACTATGCAGAAAGCTATCTCGGAGGAAATTAGCTACTCGTCAGGCCCCACAGTT GAAGTGGCAAAGAAGGTAGGTGAAATGATTGCCAAAAGTTGCTTGGAGAAAGGTATAACAAAAGTGGCCTTTGACCGAGGTGGTTACCCCTACCACGGACGTGTTCAAGCCCTTGCTGATGCAGCTCGAGAACATGGCCTTCAATTCTGA
- the LOC130825577 gene encoding protein LEAD-SENSITIVE 1-like — protein MGVLSNKISRDALKPGDHIYSWRNAYLYSHHGIYAGSGKVIHFTRGPGQEIGTGTLLDNVIFSSSASSDRSKCPCPVCGDQSNLSGVISSCLDCFLWDGDLYVFKYGVSPVFFLAKPRGGTCTLALSDSSEDVLLRASFLLENGFGVYNIFKNNCEDFAIYCKTGLLVVTDISVGRSGQATAFVAAVSAVVSSPLRFLTTSFSGLAAVGCGLYCVSRYVADIGVRRDVMKVPVERLIGCPELVMPEPTETETKTAKQD, from the exons ATGGGAGTTTtgtcaaataagatttcaagGGATGCCCTTAAACCCGGAGATCACATCTATTCATGGAGGAATGCGTATCTCTACTCCCATCACG GAATATATGCAGGAAGCGGAAAAGTCATTCACTTTACAAGAGGACCGGGCCAGGAAATAGGCACAGGAACTTTACTTGACAATGTCATCTTCAGCTCATCAGCTTCCTCGGATCGCTCAAAATGCCCGTGCCCTGTATGTGGCGACCAATCAAATCTCAGCGGGGTTATCTCATCCTGCCTCGACTGTTTCCTCTGGGACGGTGATCTTTACGTCTTTAAGTATGGGGTCTCGCCTGTTTTCTTCCTCGCAAAACCACGTGGTGGGACCTGCACACTTGCCCTCTCAGACTCATCCGAGGACGTTCTTTTGCGTGCTTCTTTTCTGTTAGAGAATGGTTTTGGTGTATACAACATTTTCAAGAACAACTGTGAAGACTTCGCCATTTATTGCAAGACGGGATTGCTCGTTGTAACCGACATCAGTGTGGGACGAAGTGGACAAGCCACGGCGTTTGTTGCTGCTGTGAGCGCAGTTGTGTCGTCCCCACTTAGATTCTTGACTACTAGCTTCAGCGGGCTGGCTGCTGTCGGATGTGGGTTGTATTGTGTTAGCAGGTATGTGGCTGATATCGGAGTGAGGCGTGATGTGATGAAGGTTCCTGTCGAGAGGCTTATTGGCTGCCCTGAATTAGTTATGCCGGAACCAACTGAAACTGAAACCAAAACTGCTAAGCAGGACTAG